Proteins co-encoded in one Acinetobacter lwoffii genomic window:
- a CDS encoding DNA translocase FtsK, translated as MTAVSSAYAQRLVMTLFLVSFGIYLFLATVTYTPFDPGWMHISSDTQTVSNASGVAGAWIADLLFGFLGWASLLIPVYLFMEAIQVWWPRSFLNRPFRYAAQFFLLLTTSALLFLFWQVPADTLDNSSGGIIGYELGQSLEQLLTVYGAAFFLLVLWVVLFTLAFGVKWNKTWSSLKATPAYLQDLFYRNVPEGMSDFDRTAPVAKKEPVISAKKVAVAVTPAPEHQLVEIDPVVRDQVAERLFDDFADKESQQPQFYEDIPEAEQQAPEPVETFKQVQQVPQQPDRVVATGEVWRALHSNEDQRHKQDIDALLKAAEEEQLNSPVSHITAPQPVSAQTHAHTRTASAPHTGLDWDDDEIFDELLAAVPQGKTATDVHSPFNTAPPEKTSRIVEDMTNVAPVMASMTTAHVVKNSALQADLDDLGDLLIEEEPSQPVRSSSYAQSSAFVQAPIQHQGIEQPASPPSATHAAVREALSKEEFVEAWQETAGKPHDEDEFDFDAPLTDASGRPMSRAMQVAERRKDLSPLPGLDLLDEVDPNKKVNFTEEQLARLSELLEIKLQEFNVKAKVVEAQPGPVVTRFELDLAPGVKASKVTNISRDLARSMSMASVRVVEVIPGKPYIGIEVPNSTREMVRLIELLTIPAFTDPNSILSMAMGKDISGNPVIADLGKAPHMLVAGTTGSGKSVAVNSMILSMLLKYTPDELRLILIDPKQLELANYNDIPHLLTPVVTDMKDAVSALNWCVNEMERRYKLMSFLKIRKLSDYNRKVEEAIANGEDLIDPTWKASDSVVGERAPRLTPLPSIVIVADEFADMIMQVGKKAEEMITRLAQKSRAAGIHLLLATQRPSVDVITGLIKANIPTRVALRVNSKIDSRTILDAGGAEDLLGHGDMLFLGPGKIEPERVHGAFIADDEVNRICDAWRERGSPNYVEEILTPFDEEPSSRGFEDGGDGGSDRDALYDQCVAFVLETRKASTSSLQRKFSLGYNRAARIIDQMEENGIVSGMGANGKREILV; from the coding sequence ATGACAGCGGTGTCGAGTGCCTATGCACAGCGCTTAGTAATGACATTATTTTTAGTCTCATTTGGGATTTATCTGTTTCTTGCAACAGTGACCTATACGCCATTTGATCCGGGGTGGATGCATATCTCGAGTGATACGCAGACGGTTTCGAATGCCAGTGGGGTAGCGGGTGCCTGGATTGCAGACCTTTTGTTTGGCTTTCTCGGTTGGGCAAGTCTGCTGATCCCTGTCTATCTGTTTATGGAAGCAATTCAGGTCTGGTGGCCGCGCAGCTTCCTGAACCGGCCATTTCGCTATGCTGCGCAATTCTTCCTGTTACTGACCACCTCAGCGCTATTGTTTTTATTCTGGCAAGTTCCTGCTGATACGCTGGATAATTCTTCCGGCGGTATTATTGGCTATGAATTAGGTCAGAGTCTGGAACAACTGCTGACAGTCTATGGTGCAGCATTCTTCCTGCTGGTGCTTTGGGTGGTGTTATTTACTTTGGCTTTTGGGGTGAAGTGGAACAAGACCTGGAGCAGCCTCAAAGCAACCCCTGCTTATTTACAAGACCTGTTCTACCGCAATGTGCCTGAAGGCATGTCTGATTTTGACCGGACTGCACCTGTCGCCAAAAAAGAGCCAGTCATTAGTGCAAAAAAAGTAGCGGTTGCAGTAACACCTGCGCCTGAGCATCAACTGGTAGAAATAGATCCGGTGGTGCGCGATCAGGTGGCTGAACGCTTATTTGATGATTTTGCCGATAAAGAATCACAACAACCGCAGTTTTATGAGGATATTCCTGAGGCTGAGCAGCAGGCTCCTGAGCCAGTCGAGACATTTAAGCAAGTACAGCAAGTGCCTCAACAGCCGGATCGTGTGGTAGCGACAGGCGAGGTGTGGCGTGCCTTACATTCAAATGAAGATCAGCGCCATAAACAGGATATTGATGCCTTACTCAAAGCAGCCGAAGAAGAACAGCTTAATTCTCCAGTCTCACATATAACCGCTCCTCAACCTGTTTCAGCACAGACTCATGCTCACACCAGAACCGCATCGGCTCCACATACAGGCCTGGACTGGGATGATGATGAAATCTTTGATGAACTTCTGGCTGCAGTTCCGCAAGGCAAAACTGCGACAGATGTGCATAGCCCATTCAATACCGCGCCGCCTGAAAAAACGTCAAGAATTGTAGAAGACATGACCAATGTTGCACCTGTCATGGCATCTATGACAACGGCACATGTCGTGAAAAATAGCGCATTACAGGCCGATCTGGATGACCTGGGTGATTTGCTGATTGAAGAAGAGCCAAGCCAGCCGGTACGCAGCTCTAGCTATGCCCAGTCTTCTGCTTTTGTTCAGGCCCCGATTCAGCATCAGGGTATAGAGCAACCAGCATCTCCTCCTTCTGCAACTCATGCAGCAGTACGCGAGGCTTTATCTAAAGAAGAATTTGTAGAAGCTTGGCAAGAAACGGCTGGTAAACCACATGATGAAGACGAGTTTGATTTTGATGCACCTTTAACCGATGCTTCAGGCCGTCCGATGTCACGTGCCATGCAGGTGGCAGAGCGCCGTAAAGATTTATCGCCGCTTCCAGGCCTGGATTTACTGGATGAGGTCGATCCTAATAAAAAAGTGAATTTTACCGAAGAGCAGCTGGCACGTTTATCTGAGCTGCTTGAAATCAAGTTGCAGGAATTCAACGTCAAAGCCAAGGTGGTAGAAGCACAGCCAGGCCCAGTCGTGACACGTTTTGAACTGGATCTGGCGCCAGGGGTAAAAGCCTCTAAAGTGACGAATATTTCGCGTGATCTGGCACGTTCGATGTCGATGGCATCAGTGCGTGTGGTTGAAGTCATTCCGGGCAAACCGTATATCGGAATTGAAGTACCAAACAGTACCCGTGAAATGGTCCGTTTGATCGAACTTTTGACCATTCCAGCCTTTACTGATCCGAATAGTATTCTCTCTATGGCAATGGGTAAGGATATTTCCGGTAATCCGGTGATTGCTGATCTGGGGAAAGCGCCGCATATGCTGGTGGCAGGGACCACAGGTTCGGGTAAATCAGTGGCGGTCAACTCGATGATTCTATCGATGTTGCTGAAATATACCCCAGATGAATTGCGTCTTATTCTGATCGATCCGAAGCAGCTAGAACTGGCGAACTATAATGATATTCCACATTTGTTGACGCCTGTAGTTACCGATATGAAAGATGCGGTCAGCGCATTGAACTGGTGTGTCAATGAAATGGAACGTCGTTATAAACTGATGTCTTTCCTGAAAATCCGTAAACTGAGCGACTATAACCGCAAGGTGGAAGAGGCAATTGCCAATGGTGAAGACCTGATCGATCCAACCTGGAAAGCCAGCGATTCTGTTGTCGGTGAACGTGCGCCGCGGTTAACACCGTTGCCTTCTATTGTGATTGTCGCGGATGAATTCGCGGATATGATCATGCAGGTCGGTAAAAAAGCCGAAGAAATGATTACCCGTCTGGCACAAAAATCACGTGCGGCCGGTATTCACCTGTTGCTTGCGACCCAGCGTCCATCAGTAGATGTGATCACCGGTCTGATCAAAGCCAATATTCCAACGCGTGTCGCGCTACGTGTGAACTCCAAGATCGATTCGCGTACCATTCTGGATGCAGGTGGTGCAGAAGACTTGCTCGGTCATGGTGACATGCTATTCCTCGGCCCGGGTAAAATTGAACCTGAGCGTGTACATGGTGCGTTTATTGCCGATGATGAAGTCAACCGGATCTGTGATGCATGGCGTGAACGTGGTTCACCAAATTATGTCGAAGAGATCCTGACACCATTTGATGAAGAACCATCCAGCCGTGGTTTTGAAGATGGTGGCGACGGTGGATCAGACCGTGATGCGCTGTATGACCAGTGTGTAGCTTTTGTCTTGGAAACCCGGAAGGCTTCCA
- the rimI gene encoding ribosomal protein S18-alanine N-acetyltransferase: protein MIRLMQAADVEVVAKIEKSVQSHPWTFKQFEDAVTAYQSTVIEVQGQVAGFCILQPVLDEANLLLMAIDPAQQGQGLGYQLLEASVTMLKNNPVQIFLEVRESNQAAIKLYEKSGFHQIDLRKNYYPNANGSREHAIIMVKACTDDFASLFK from the coding sequence ATGATTCGTTTAATGCAAGCAGCGGATGTAGAAGTCGTTGCAAAGATTGAAAAATCAGTTCAATCACATCCCTGGACTTTCAAACAGTTCGAAGATGCTGTAACGGCTTATCAAAGTACCGTGATTGAAGTGCAAGGGCAGGTGGCCGGATTTTGTATTTTACAACCGGTGCTGGATGAAGCCAATTTATTGCTCATGGCAATTGATCCGGCACAGCAAGGTCAGGGTTTGGGCTATCAGTTGCTGGAGGCTTCAGTGACGATGCTAAAAAATAATCCGGTGCAGATTTTCCTGGAAGTGCGCGAGAGTAATCAGGCTGCGATCAAGCTTTATGAAAAATCAGGCTTTCATCAGATTGATCTGCGTAAGAACTATTATCCAAATGCCAACGGAAGCCGTGAACATGCCATCATTATGGTGAAAGCATGTACAGATGATTTTGCTAGTCTATTTAAATAA
- the fusA gene encoding elongation factor G, translating into MARQTPISRYRNIGISAHIDAGKTTTSERILFYTGESHKLGETHEGSATTDWMEQEQERGITITSAAVTCFWKGMGNQFEQHRINVIDTPGHVDFTIEVERSMRVLDGACMVYCAVGGVQPQSETVWRQANKYKVPRIAFVNKMDRTGANFFRAVEQVKTRLGGNPVPIVVPIGAEENFQGVVDLIEMKAIIWDEASQGMKFEYGEIPAELLELAQEWRTNMVEAAAEASEELMDKYLEGEELTKEEIVGGIRKRTLANEIQPMLCGSAFKNKGVQRMLDAVIEFLPAPTDVEAIKGILDDKAESEGSREASDEAPFAALAFKIMNDKFVGNLTFVRVYSGVLKAGSPCYNPVKMKRERVGRIVQMHANDRHDIEEIRAGDIAACVGLKDTTTGDTLCDENHVITLERMEFPEPVIALAVEPKTKADQEKMSVALGRLAKEDPSFRVRTDEESGQTIIAGMGELHLDIIVDRMKREFGVEANIGKPMVSYRETIKKSVEQEGKFVRQTGGKGKFGHVYVRLEPMDPESEKDYEFVEEVVGGVVPKEFFGAVDKGIQERMKNGVLAGYPVVGIKATLFDGSYHDVDSDELSFKMAGSYAFRDGFMKADPILLEPIMKVEVETPEDYMGDIMGDLNRRRGMVQGMDDLPGGTKAIRAEVPLAEMFGYATHMRSMSQGRATYSMEFAKYAETPRNVAEGIISKFQSGGKKGDDE; encoded by the coding sequence ATGGCACGTCAAACCCCAATTTCTCGTTACCGTAACATTGGTATTTCTGCGCACATCGACGCAGGTAAGACAACCACTTCTGAACGTATTTTGTTCTACACAGGTGAGAGCCATAAACTTGGTGAAACTCACGAAGGTTCGGCAACTACGGACTGGATGGAACAAGAGCAAGAACGCGGTATTACCATTACCTCAGCAGCTGTAACATGCTTCTGGAAAGGTATGGGTAACCAGTTCGAACAACACCGTATTAACGTAATTGACACCCCGGGACACGTTGACTTCACGATCGAAGTTGAGCGTTCTATGCGTGTTCTTGACGGTGCGTGCATGGTTTACTGTGCTGTAGGTGGTGTTCAGCCGCAGTCAGAAACTGTATGGCGTCAAGCAAATAAATATAAAGTTCCACGTATTGCGTTCGTTAACAAAATGGACCGTACTGGCGCGAACTTCTTCCGTGCAGTTGAACAAGTTAAAACACGTCTTGGCGGTAATCCGGTGCCAATCGTTGTTCCAATTGGTGCAGAAGAAAACTTCCAGGGTGTTGTTGACCTAATCGAAATGAAAGCGATTATCTGGGATGAAGCATCTCAAGGTATGAAGTTCGAATATGGCGAAATCCCTGCTGAATTACTTGAGCTAGCTCAGGAATGGCGTACTAACATGGTTGAAGCTGCTGCGGAAGCATCAGAAGAACTCATGGACAAGTACCTAGAAGGCGAAGAGCTGACTAAAGAAGAAATCGTTGGTGGTATCCGTAAGCGTACATTGGCGAACGAAATCCAACCAATGCTTTGTGGTTCAGCATTCAAGAACAAAGGTGTTCAACGTATGTTGGACGCAGTAATTGAATTCTTGCCAGCACCGACTGACGTTGAAGCGATCAAGGGTATCCTTGATGACAAAGCTGAGTCTGAAGGTTCTCGTGAAGCGTCTGACGAAGCACCGTTTGCTGCGTTAGCGTTCAAAATCATGAACGACAAATTCGTTGGTAACTTAACGTTCGTACGTGTTTATTCTGGTGTTCTTAAAGCGGGTAGCCCGTGTTATAATCCAGTAAAAATGAAGCGTGAGCGTGTTGGCCGTATCGTACAGATGCACGCAAACGATCGTCATGATATCGAAGAAATTCGTGCGGGCGACATCGCGGCATGTGTAGGTCTTAAAGATACGACTACTGGTGATACATTATGTGATGAAAACCACGTAATTACACTAGAGCGTATGGAATTCCCAGAGCCAGTAATTGCACTTGCAGTTGAGCCTAAAACTAAAGCTGACCAAGAAAAAATGTCAGTTGCTTTAGGTCGCTTGGCGAAAGAAGATCCATCATTCCGCGTTCGTACAGACGAAGAATCTGGTCAAACGATTATTGCTGGTATGGGTGAGCTTCACCTTGACATCATTGTTGACCGTATGAAGCGTGAATTCGGTGTTGAAGCGAACATTGGTAAGCCAATGGTTTCTTACCGTGAAACGATCAAAAAGTCTGTTGAGCAAGAAGGTAAATTCGTACGTCAAACAGGTGGTAAAGGTAAATTCGGTCACGTATATGTACGTTTAGAGCCGATGGATCCTGAATCTGAAAAAGATTACGAATTCGTTGAAGAAGTTGTAGGTGGTGTTGTACCTAAAGAATTCTTCGGCGCGGTTGACAAAGGTATTCAAGAACGTATGAAGAATGGCGTTTTGGCTGGCTACCCAGTAGTTGGCATTAAAGCGACATTGTTTGACGGTTCTTACCATGACGTCGACTCTGACGAATTGTCGTTTAAAATGGCGGGTTCTTATGCCTTCCGTGATGGTTTCATGAAAGCGGATCCTATCCTTCTTGAACCGATCATGAAAGTTGAAGTAGAAACTCCAGAAGACTACATGGGCGATATCATGGGTGACTTAAACCGTCGTCGTGGTATGGTTCAGGGTATGGACGATCTTCCTGGTGGTACTAAAGCCATTCGTGCTGAAGTTCCATTGGCTGAGATGTTTGGTTACGCAACTCATATGCGTTCTATGTCTCAAGGTCGTGCGACTTACTCTATGGAATTTGCTAAATATGCTGAAACTCCACGTAACGTGGCTGAAGGCATCATTTCTAAGTTCCAATCTGGCGGTAAAAAAGGTGACGACGAGTAA
- the aat gene encoding leucyl/phenylalanyl-tRNA--protein transferase, with protein MSLLPPSEFIFPNPVEVDPEGEGLICIGADLSPSTLYEAYTHGLFPWFSESDPICWWSPEPRCIIRPEDYHPSKSLLRNMKKQDYKITVNHAFERVIRSCSLPRAYADDTWISEDIIAGYCDMFDAGYSYSIEVWDEDRVVGGLYGVTIGQGCFGESMFSTQTDVSKMAFYTLMLIGQENKLPWIDCQLVNDHLLSLGACTLSRQAYLNSLQDIVKKPAIDWKKYQEGVFSSKTIAQNARLSE; from the coding sequence ATGTCTTTACTTCCTCCCTCAGAATTCATTTTTCCCAATCCGGTCGAGGTTGATCCTGAAGGTGAAGGCCTGATTTGTATTGGTGCAGACCTCTCCCCTTCCACACTTTATGAAGCCTATACGCATGGATTATTTCCCTGGTTTTCAGAAAGTGATCCGATTTGCTGGTGGAGTCCGGAACCACGCTGCATTATTCGCCCCGAAGATTATCATCCGAGCAAATCCCTGCTACGTAATATGAAAAAGCAGGACTATAAAATTACGGTCAATCATGCTTTTGAAAGAGTGATTCGTTCCTGCTCCCTACCTCGTGCTTATGCAGACGACACCTGGATCAGTGAAGATATTATCGCAGGCTATTGCGACATGTTTGACGCAGGATATAGCTATAGCATTGAAGTCTGGGATGAAGATCGCGTCGTGGGTGGACTTTATGGTGTGACCATCGGTCAAGGCTGTTTTGGTGAATCCATGTTTAGTACGCAAACCGATGTTTCTAAAATGGCTTTCTATACTTTAATGCTGATTGGACAGGAAAATAAACTACCCTGGATCGACTGCCAACTGGTCAACGATCATCTTTTAAGCCTAGGTGCCTGCACACTTTCTCGCCAAGCCTATCTTAATTCTTTACAAGATATTGTAAAAAAGCCTGCGATTGATTGGAAAAAGTATCAGGAAGGTGTATTTTCAAGTAAAACAATAGCGCAAAACGCGCGCTTAAGTGAATGA
- a CDS encoding arginyltransferase translates to MNSYQPKALLNDLQYYITPPHDCSYLPNKSARMVFLDPAHRIDVVTLSELSRTGFRRSGDFVYRPECHLCRQCLSSRVPVAEFRMNSSQKKAWKRNQDLVIKITSPEHAGDLHYALYERYINERHADGDMFPPTRDQFEKFLLQSCTDSFFLELWQGERLISVSTCDLLDDGISAVYTFFDPDENRRSLGAFAILKQIEHAQKLGLQFIYLGYWVPHSNKMNYKSQYLPLELLIDGQWRRLNHALSATEIQHLGNSLMTTLPSGWNHQIIK, encoded by the coding sequence ATGAACTCTTATCAGCCAAAGGCCCTACTGAACGATTTACAGTATTATATTACGCCGCCGCATGATTGCAGCTATCTGCCCAACAAGTCGGCGCGCATGGTTTTTCTGGATCCCGCACATCGAATTGATGTCGTAACTTTATCGGAACTGTCACGTACCGGTTTCCGTCGCAGTGGTGATTTCGTGTATCGCCCCGAATGTCATTTGTGTCGTCAATGTCTGTCTTCGCGTGTGCCTGTTGCTGAATTCCGCATGAACAGTTCACAAAAAAAAGCCTGGAAACGTAATCAGGATCTGGTGATAAAAATTACCAGTCCAGAGCACGCCGGGGACCTACATTATGCGCTGTATGAACGCTATATCAATGAACGCCACGCAGATGGCGATATGTTCCCACCCACCCGGGATCAGTTCGAAAAATTTTTATTGCAAAGCTGCACCGACAGCTTCTTTCTAGAATTATGGCAAGGTGAGCGTCTAATCAGCGTTTCCACTTGCGACCTGCTGGATGATGGCATCTCTGCCGTTTATACCTTCTTTGATCCGGATGAAAATCGTCGTTCACTCGGTGCTTTTGCAATCTTGAAACAGATTGAACATGCACAAAAGCTGGGCTTGCAATTTATCTATCTGGGTTATTGGGTGCCACATTCCAACAAGATGAATTACAAATCTCAGTATCTGCCACTGGAACTCTTGATCGATGGACAATGGCGACGTTTAAATCATGCATTGAGTGCCACGGAGATTCAGCACTTGGGAAACTCATTAATGACGACCTTACCCAGCGGATGGAATCACCAGATTATTAAATAA
- a CDS encoding metal-dependent hydrolase, with amino-acid sequence MNAKVNITNRAGASFPVRRMNFDFDAVPEYWMNGSAGLTHFMTALSALFPAGEKFFIDSVRAVRNHPAIANNEALQKEISAFIGQEAMHTHEHIGFNTSAQKHGHDVETLDRYTDKVIQTTRKVMAKLGKPVGITQEMVDLTATTALEHFTATIASQLLTNSHIQELMTDETMKTMWLWHAIEENEHKAVAYDVFEGVFGKGLKAYALRTSSLVIAMATLFVVQSYFLARLLKQDQQFNLESLKAIYTYAYSPSKGVITGMAKEMLMYFKPGFHPNDHYTDQLLATWKAKLGL; translated from the coding sequence ATGAATGCGAAAGTAAATATTACCAATCGTGCGGGTGCAAGTTTTCCAGTTCGTCGCATGAACTTTGATTTTGATGCTGTACCGGAATATTGGATGAATGGTTCAGCAGGTCTCACTCATTTTATGACCGCATTATCTGCGCTATTTCCAGCAGGTGAAAAGTTTTTTATAGATTCAGTCCGCGCGGTACGTAACCATCCTGCAATTGCCAATAATGAAGCATTACAAAAAGAAATTTCTGCTTTTATTGGTCAGGAAGCCATGCATACTCACGAGCATATCGGCTTTAATACTTCTGCGCAAAAACATGGGCATGATGTCGAGACGCTTGATCGTTATACCGATAAAGTCATTCAAACGACACGTAAAGTCATGGCTAAACTGGGTAAGCCTGTGGGAATTACCCAAGAAATGGTAGATTTGACTGCAACTACGGCACTTGAGCATTTCACTGCAACCATTGCCTCACAGCTTTTGACCAATAGCCACATTCAGGAATTGATGACAGATGAAACCATGAAAACCATGTGGTTATGGCATGCTATCGAGGAAAATGAACATAAGGCAGTGGCTTATGATGTCTTCGAAGGGGTTTTTGGCAAAGGATTAAAAGCCTATGCATTGCGTACGTCTTCCTTGGTCATCGCAATGGCAACCTTATTTGTGGTGCAAAGCTATTTCCTCGCCCGTTTGCTTAAACAGGATCAGCAGTTTAATCTTGAGTCCTTAAAAGCCATTTATACCTATGCCTATAGTCCTTCTAAAGGTGTCATTACGGGTATGGCGAAAGAAATGCTGATGTATTTTAAACCGGGATTCCATCCGAATGATCATTATACAGATCAACTGTTGGCGACCTGGAAAGCCAAATTGGGTTTGTGA
- the rpsG gene encoding 30S ribosomal protein S7 encodes MPRRRVVAAREILPDPKFSSQTIAKFMNHVMQDGKKSIAESIVYGALDRVQEKSKVDPVEFFETTLEKVRPMVEVKARRVGGATYQVPMEVRPSRRTALAMRWLVDAAAKRSEKTMALRLAGELLDASEGKGAAVKKREDVHRMAEANKAFSHYRF; translated from the coding sequence ATGCCAAGACGTCGCGTAGTCGCTGCTCGTGAAATCCTTCCGGATCCTAAGTTCAGCAGCCAAACAATCGCTAAATTCATGAACCACGTAATGCAAGATGGTAAAAAATCTATTGCTGAAAGTATCGTTTACGGTGCTTTAGACCGCGTTCAAGAAAAATCTAAAGTAGACCCAGTTGAATTTTTCGAGACTACTCTTGAAAAAGTTCGTCCTATGGTCGAAGTAAAAGCACGCCGTGTTGGTGGTGCTACATACCAAGTTCCTATGGAAGTACGCCCATCCCGTCGTACTGCTCTAGCGATGCGTTGGTTAGTAGATGCTGCTGCTAAGCGTTCTGAAAAAACTATGGCTTTACGTCTTGCTGGCGAGTTGCTTGATGCATCTGAAGGCAAAGGCGCTGCGGTTAAGAAACGTGAAGATGTGCACCGTATGGCTGAAGCCAACAAAGCATTCTCTCACTACCGTTTCTAA
- the trxB gene encoding thioredoxin-disulfide reductase translates to MSARHSRLIILGSGPAGYSAAVYAARANLKPTLIAGLQLGGQLTTTTDVDNWPGDPEGLTGPALMERMQAHAERFGTEIVYDHINEVDLSQRPFVLKGDMEEFTCDALIICTGATAQYLGLESEAAYMGQGVSACATCDGFFYKNQKVMVVGGGNTAVEEALYLSNIASHVTLVHRRDSLRSEKILQDHLFTKEKEGKISIIWNHQVDEVLGDAQSGVTSVRIKSTQDDSTQNIDVTGMFVAIGHKPNSTMFEGQLELRDGYIQVQSGTAGNATQTSVPGVFAAGDIADSIYRQAITSAGSGCMAALDAEKYLDAMGKLD, encoded by the coding sequence ATGAGCGCACGTCACTCACGACTGATTATTTTAGGTTCTGGCCCTGCAGGCTATAGCGCAGCAGTATATGCAGCGCGTGCAAACTTGAAACCTACCCTGATTGCAGGCTTGCAACTGGGCGGTCAGCTGACCACGACGACTGACGTCGATAACTGGCCGGGTGATCCCGAAGGTTTGACTGGTCCCGCATTGATGGAACGTATGCAGGCACATGCAGAGCGTTTTGGCACTGAAATCGTGTATGACCATATCAATGAAGTGGATCTTAGCCAGCGCCCGTTCGTGTTAAAAGGCGATATGGAAGAATTCACCTGTGATGCCCTGATTATCTGTACCGGTGCAACTGCCCAATACCTCGGTCTGGAATCTGAAGCAGCCTATATGGGTCAAGGTGTCAGTGCTTGCGCAACCTGTGATGGTTTCTTCTATAAAAACCAGAAAGTAATGGTCGTAGGTGGTGGTAATACTGCTGTTGAAGAAGCGTTGTATTTATCTAACATTGCTTCTCACGTGACTCTGGTTCACCGTCGTGATTCCTTACGTTCCGAAAAAATCTTGCAAGATCATTTATTTACCAAAGAAAAAGAAGGCAAGATCAGCATTATCTGGAACCATCAGGTCGATGAAGTACTCGGTGATGCACAATCTGGTGTGACCTCAGTTCGTATTAAATCAACGCAAGATGACTCTACTCAAAACATTGATGTGACGGGTATGTTTGTGGCGATTGGTCACAAGCCAAATAGCACCATGTTCGAAGGCCAGTTAGAACTTCGTGACGGCTATATCCAGGTGCAAAGCGGTACTGCAGGTAATGCAACACAAACGTCGGTACCGGGTGTATTCGCAGCCGGTGATATTGCAGACAGCATTTATCGTCAGGCGATTACTTCTGCGGGGTCAGGCTGTATGGCTGCACTGGATGCGGAAAAATATCTTGATGCGATGGGTAAACTAGACTAA
- the tuf gene encoding elongation factor Tu: MAKAKFERNKPHVNVGTIGHVDHGKTTLTAAIATVCAKKFGGEAKDYAAIDSAPEEKARGITINTSHVEYDSPTRHYAHVDCPGHADYVKNMITGAAQMDGAILVCAATDGPMPQTREHILLSRQVGVPYIVVFLNKCDLVDDEELLELVEMEVRELLSTYDFPGDDTPVIRGSALLALNGDDSQYGEPAVVALVEALDSYIPEPERAIDLPFLMPIEDVFSISGRGTVVTGRVETGIVKVGESVEIVGIRDTQTTTVTGVEMFRKLLDEGRAGENCGVLLRGTKREDVQRGQVLTKPGAIKPHTKFDAEVYVLSKEEGGRHTPFLNGYRPQFYFRTTDVTGAIALKEGVEMVMPGDNVEMSVELIHPIAMDPGLRFAIREGGRTVGAGVVAKVTA; the protein is encoded by the coding sequence ATGGCTAAGGCTAAGTTTGAACGTAATAAGCCACACGTTAACGTGGGCACAATTGGTCACGTTGACCATGGTAAAACAACTTTAACAGCTGCAATTGCAACTGTATGTGCGAAGAAATTCGGTGGCGAAGCGAAAGACTACGCTGCAATCGACTCTGCACCAGAAGAAAAAGCACGTGGTATTACAATTAATACTTCACACGTAGAATACGATTCTCCAACTCGTCACTACGCTCACGTAGATTGCCCGGGCCACGCCGATTATGTTAAAAACATGATTACTGGTGCTGCTCAGATGGACGGCGCGATCCTTGTATGTGCTGCGACTGATGGTCCTATGCCACAGACTCGTGAACACATCCTGCTTTCTCGTCAGGTAGGTGTACCTTACATCGTTGTATTCTTGAACAAATGCGACCTTGTAGACGATGAAGAGCTTCTTGAGCTAGTTGAAATGGAAGTTCGTGAACTTCTTTCTACTTACGACTTCCCGGGTGATGACACTCCAGTAATTCGTGGTTCTGCTCTTCTTGCGCTTAACGGTGATGACAGCCAATACGGCGAGCCAGCGGTAGTTGCGCTTGTTGAAGCACTTGACTCTTACATTCCAGAGCCAGAGCGTGCAATTGACCTTCCATTCCTTATGCCAATTGAAGACGTATTCTCAATCTCTGGTCGTGGTACAGTAGTAACTGGCCGTGTAGAGACTGGTATCGTTAAAGTAGGTGAGTCTGTAGAAATCGTTGGTATCCGTGATACTCAAACTACTACAGTAACTGGCGTAGAGATGTTCCGTAAACTTCTTGACGAAGGTCGTGCGGGCGAGAACTGTGGTGTTCTTCTTCGTGGTACTAAGCGTGAAGACGTACAACGTGGTCAAGTATTGACTAAACCAGGTGCGATCAAGCCACACACTAAATTCGATGCAGAAGTATACGTACTTTCTAAAGAAGAAGGTGGTCGTCACACTCCATTCCTTAACGGTTACCGTCCACAGTTCTACTTCCGTACTACGGACGTAACTGGTGCGATCGCGCTTAAAGAAGGCGTGGAAATGGTTATGCCTGGTGACAACGTTGAGATGTCAGTAGAGCTAATCCACCCGATCGCAATGGACCCAGGTCTACGTTTTGCGATCCGTGAAGGCGGTCGTACGGTTGGTGCTGGTGTAGTTGCTAAAGTAACTGCATAA